DNA from Serinibacter salmoneus:
GGGACACCCGCAAACTCGTCGCCACCCGCTCAGCCGGTGACCTCGGTTGGCGCAACGTGGAGGCGACGGCGGACCTGCTCGCCAGCGCCCGCGCCCTGCGCTCGGACCCCACCATCGGGAAGGTGATCGTCCCCGGATCGATCAGCGTGGTGCGCCAACTGCTGGAGGCCGGCCTGCTGGACGAGCTGCGGCTGCTGATCCACCCGATCGCCGCCCGCCACGGAGAGCGACTGTTCGGCGAGGGCGCCATGCTCCCGATGCGCCTGGTCTCCTGCGAGGCGTTCGCCAGTGGCGTGCTGCGGGTGGTGTACTCCCCCGATGAGTGAGTCGCTGGAGACCTTCACCCCGGACGGGCTCGAGCGCGTGCTCGTGGTCGTGGCCCACCCGGACGACGCCGAGTACGGAGCATCCTGCGCCGTCGCCGCCTGGACCGCGCAGGGGGTCGCGGTGACGTATCTGCTGCTGACCCGCGGTGAGGCGGGGATCCGCGGCATGCCACCGGAGCGGACCGCCGTGGTACGCGAGGCCGAGCAACGCGCCGGGTGCGCTGCAGTGGGGGTGAGCGATGTCCGCTTCCTCGATCACCCCGATGGGCTCCTGCAGCACACCCCGCAACTGCGGCGCGACATCGCGCGGGTCATCCGGGAGGTCCGACCCCAATTGGTGGTGACCCCGACCTGGGAGCTGGAGGCCCCGTGGGGCCTGAACCACGTGGACCACCGGGTGTGCGGACTGGCGGTGGTCGATGCCATGCGCGACGCCGACAACCCCTGGCTCTTCCCCGAGCTGCTCGAGGAGGGCCTGGAACCGTGGGCCACGCAGCGGCTCATGGTGGCGGGGCACACCCGCCTGACCCACGGCGTCGACGTCTCCGGCCCGCCGCTGGAGGCCGGGATCGCCTCCCTGGAGGCGCACGAGGCCTACCTCGCCGCCCTGCCGTGGCATCCCGCTCCCCGGCAGATGCTCGCCGAGATGACCGCGGGGCAGGGTCAGCGGATCGGGGTGGCGAACGCCGTCCTGGTCCGGGTGATCTGATCACCCGGACAGCACAGCGGGCGCCCGGGTCGACCCCGGGCGCCCGCTGTGGATCACTCTCTCAGAGAGTGGTGATGTTCGAAGCCTGCGGGCCCTTGGGGCCCTGGGTGACCTCGAAGGAGACCCGCTGGTCCTCCTCGAGGCTGCGGTAGCCGTCCGCGACGATCGCGGAGAAGTGAGCGAACACGTCGCTACCCCCGCCGTCCGGGGTGATGAAGCCGAACCCCTTCTCGGAGTTGAACCACTTCACGGTGCCTTCAGTCATGATGTCTTTCCTTGTGTTCGGTGAGACGGGCCAGAAGACGGCCCTCAGCCACGGCGCCTTGCACACCTCTTCACAGAAAGAAAGGCCCGAGCCATTCGGCTGGGCCTCAACATGCGCGATTCACTGCAACCAACGCTCACGATACACCACGATGGGCCGTGCACCTAGACTCACCCGTGCCCCACCCAACGTCGGGAGGATCACCATGCCGCAGTTCACCCGCCTCATCTCGCCCCTGACGGGCAACGACCCGATCCGGGGGGCCACGAGTCTGCGCAAGCGGCTGGTCAGCCGCGACGAGCGCGAGGCCCTGGGCCGCACGCTGCGCGAGACCCGCCCGGTGAAAGAGATCGGCTGGCGCGCACGCGCGCACCGCCCCGAGGCCGTGGACCTCGTGGAGGCCTCCCACGCGGGGCGGATCGAGCATCTGGTCCCGATCCGGGTCGCGCGGATGGTGGGGTCCCCGTACGGCTACCTGCGGGGGTCGGCGATCGTGATGGCCGACGACGTCGCTCGCCTCCCGACCTCCGGCATCACCCCCGTGGTGGGCGGGGATGCGCACCTGGGCAACTTCGGCTTCTACCGCTCCCCCGAGGGGGAGTTGGTGATCGACATCAACGACTTCGACGAGGCCCACGTGGGCGCCTGGGAGTGGGACCTCGCGCGCCTGACCGCCTCGATCTGGGTGGCGGGCCGGGAGAACTCCCTCACCGAGGAGGACTGCGAGCAGGCGGTGCGCGCGTGTGTGCGGGCGTATGCCGCCGAGGTCGCGCGACTGGCGCACATGCCGTTGATCACGCGCTCCTTCGAGCGGATGGACGTGGACCACCTCACCGAGACCGCGAACGACCCCGCGCTGATCAAGGCGATCCGCAAGGCCGCGAAGTCCGCCCGCAAGCGCACCAGCGACCGGGTGCTGCCGAAGTTGACCGCCCGCAACGAGCGGGGCGAACGCGAGATCCAGGCCGAGCCGCCGCTGATCGAACGGCTCACCCGGGCCGATGCGGAGCTGGTGGCGCAGGGGCTGGATGAGTACCTGCACTCCCTGCCGGCGCAGTGGCGCCGGGTGCTGGCGTGGTATCAGCTGACGGATGTGGCCCACAAGGTGGTGGGCGTGGGCAGCGTGGGATTGCGCGCCTACGTGGCGCTGCTGGAGGGCACCCACCCCGACGACGTGATCTTCCTGCAGCTCAAACAGGCCCGCCGGTCGGTGCTGGCGCGGTACGTGCACGGCGAGCACGCCTGGCACGACCACCAGGGGCAACGGGTGGTGGAGAGCCAGCAGGCGCTGCAGACCGTGTCCGACCCGCTGCTGGGGTGGACCAGCGTCGGCGGGAACCAGTACTACGTGCGCACCTTCCGCAACATGAAGGGCACGGTGCCCCTGGACGGCCTGGAGGCGGGAGCCCTGGAGGACTACTCCCACATCGTCGGCACGCTGCTGGCCAAGGGGCATGCCCGCACCTCGGGCGCCTCGATGATCGCCACCTACCTGGGCGACGACGACGCCCCCGCCGACGCGTTCGCCGCCTTCGCCCGGGGGTACGCGGACCAGACGGAGGCCGATCACGAGGAGTTCGCCGCCGCCGTCGCCTCGGGTCGCCTGCCCGTGGCCGAGGGCGAGACCGGGAGCGCCTTCCGGCCGAACTAGCCTGGGCACATGACTTCCCCACAGCGGGGAGATCCACGACCGCTGGTAGACCTACCCCACGGGCCCCACGGGCTGCGCGTGCAGATCCCGGTGGAAGAGCTCGGTGTGCTTGCGACGGGCCTTGGTGCGGTGGTCCACCAGTCGTTCCGCGATGAGCCGCACGGCGCCCATGATGAACACCCACACCAGCGAGTAGGCCATGACCACGCCGATCGCGCCCCAGGAGATCGCGGGGACGAGCCACCCGAAGGCGGCCATCGCCATCGCCAGGAGCTGCGTGCCGAGGATCGCGAGCCACAGCGGCTTGGCGGGGTAGGGCCGGCGGGTGAACCAGCGCTCGTTGCGCGTGACGAAGATCAGCAGGTGACCACCGGAGACCAGTTGCAGGAACATGATCGTCTGCACGGCCCCCTCGCTGGCGATCCCGAGGATTCCCTGGTCCTTGGCGGCGACGGCGAGGGTGAGCATGATGAGCGACTGGGCGACGGCGAACAGGCCGATGATCCCGGAGTTGGCCAGCAGTGAGCCCATCCGCCACCGGATCGGTTTCTCGCTCACCGGGGTGTTGTCGTAGGCGATCGTCATGATCGGGATGTCATCCAGCAGGGACAGCACCACGATCATGATCGGCGTCAGCGGCTGGAAGCCCTCCGTCATGGTCGCGATGACCACGAGGAACATGATCGTGAGGGTGAGCGCCACGCGGTAGATCGTGTAGGACGTGATCCGCCCGAAGATCCGCCGGGCCTCGTCCACCGCGTTGTTGATGACGGAGAGGCCCGGTGCGGTGAGGATCAGGGCGGCGGCGCCGCGCGCGGCATCGGTCGCGCCGGAGACGGCGGTGCCGCAGTCGGCCTGCTTCAGAGCCGGGGCGTCGTTGACTCCGTCGCCCGTCATGGCCACGAGGTGACCGCGCTTCTGCAGGGACTTCACGATCGCGTACTTGTGCTCGGGGAACACCCGGGCGAACCCGTCCGCACGCTCGATCTGGTCGGCGATCACCTCGGGCACGTTGTCCGGGTCCATGTCCGCCGGGAACACGTCGGAGGCGGTCATGATGTTCGTGCCCATCCCGAGTTGCCGGGCGGTCTCGATCGCGATCGCCGTGTCATCGCCGGTGATCATCTTCACCGCGACGCCCTTGCCCTCCACGGCGTCGATGGTCGCCTTGGTGTCGTCCCGCGGCGGATCGAACATCGGCAGCACCCCGAGCACCCGCCAGGCGCCGTCGTCCCGTCGCGCCACCGCGAGCGCGCGGTTCCCCTTGGCGGCCAGCTGGGCCACGGTGTCGTTGACAGTCGCCGTCTCCGCATCACCCGCACCGGCGAGAGCGAGGATGGCGGCCGGGGCTCCCTTGGCGACCACGGCATCGGTGGCGCCGGGCCCGGTGACCACGGCCTTGGTGTACTTGGTGACCGGGTCGAACGGGGTGAACTCGGTGACGGTCCACCCGCTCAGGGGCGTCGCCAGTCCGGCGATCACGGCGTCGTCGATCGCGTCATGGTCCTCGGCGCGGGAGGCGAGCGCACCGGCCACGATGACCTCCTGCGGGTCGGTGGCCTGCACGAGGATCGGGTCGGAGAGCTTCAGCTGGTTCTTGGTGAGCGTGCCGGTCTTGTCCGAGCACAGGATGTCGACCCCGGCCATCTCCTCGATGGACTGCAGCCGCGAGACGATCGCCTGCTGTTTGGACAGGGCGAGCGCCCCGAGCGCCATCGTGACGGAGAAGACCGCGGGCATGGCCACCGGGATCGCAGCGACCAGGAGCACCAGCACGAACTGCAGGATCGTCAGGGCGTCGCCCCACGCCCACCCGGCGTCCACGTCCTGCCACACCTGGAAGACCACGAGCACCACGGCGAGCACCACGGCGACCAGGATCAGGAAGTTGCCGATCTGGAACATCGCCTTCTGGGCGTGGGAGACCGCGCCGGCGCCCGCGACGAGTTTGGCGGTGCGCCCGAAGAAGGTGTTGCTGCCGGTGGCGATGACCACCCCGGCCATCTCGCCCTGCTTCACGACGCTGCCGGAGTAGGCCTCGTCGCCGTCGTGCTTGGAGACCGGCACGGACTCCCCGGTCAGGGCGGACTGGTCGATCGAGGCGAATCCTTCACCCACCAGGCGCAGGTCCGCCGGGACGATGTCCCCGAGGCGGACCTTCACCACGTCACCCGGGACCAGGTCGGCGGCCTGGATGGTGCTCCAGGCGCCGTCGCGCATCACGGTGGCCTCCGGGGCCAGGCCGGCCTTGAGCGCCGCCAGAGCATTGGCGGCCTTCGCGTCCTGCCAGAACGCCAGGGCGGCGTTGATCACCAGGAGGGCGAAGATCACCGCGAAGCTCGGCCAGTTCCCCAGGATCGCGGAGACGACGGCGGCGGCCTCGATCATGTACGAGATCGGGCCGGTGAAGTATCCGAGGAGCTTGCGGGCGAGGGACTCCTGCTTCTCGGTGATGCCGTTGGGCCCGTAGGTCTGCAGGCGGGTCGCGGCCTCTGCGGCGGTCAGTCCGTGAGCAGGGTCCACGCCGAGGTCGGCGAGGACGGCTGGCAGGTCGGCTTTCTCGAGGTCGAGGGTGGGGGGCACGGGGACTCCGGGGGTGTCAGTGGGACCAGGAGGGGAAGACCGCCGCGAGGGCGGTGAGGATCGACTGCACGCAGATGGCCAAGAGGATGAGACCGAACACCCGGGAGAACACGTTCATGCCGGTGGCTCCGAGCAGCCGGGACAGCAGCGGCGCCAGGGAATAGATCCCGGCGACCAGGGCGCTGATGCCCACCGCGATGCCGACCCCGATCAGCGTGTTGGTCAGGCCGGTGTGGTCGTGGGCGTAGGCGATCATCAGTGCCATCACGCCGGGGCCCGCGATCACGGGCACGGCCAAGGGCACGATCGCCGGGGAGGATCCGGTGGCGGACATGACGGCATCCGGGCGCACCATCATCGCCCAGGCGATGGTGGCGACGTAGGCGAAGCCGGCAATCTTGAAGGAGTTCAGGTCGATCCCGAAGAAGGTCAGCAGAGCGGTCCCGGCGAACAGCGAGATGAGCATCACGACCACCGCGCCGACCCCGACCATCAGCGCCACGTGGCGCTGTCTGCGGGAATCCATCTTCTCGGTGAGATCGAGGAAGACCGGAATGGTGCCGATCGGATTGGCAATGGTGAACAGGGCGACGGCGAAGGTCAGCAGGGTGGGCGCCGTGACGGTCACGTGTTCCTCCCCTTCGCGCTGCGGGTGACCCGCGAATGTGTTTCTCTGACGGTAGGACATCGCAGCGAATCCCACCAACGCTGCAGCGGACGAAAGGTCGACGAGATGGATTACACATCATGGGCGGCGGCGTGCCGCGTCACACCGGGCGCGAAGGTGGACCTGCGCCACGACTTCGATCCCGGCCGGCGGGACGCCGCGTTGGGAAAGCAGGGGGGCAATGCGGCGCTGGAGCGCGCCAAGCAGGAACTGTTCGCGCTGCAGGACGCGTTCTACGCGCAGGCGGACGGAGCCCTGTTGATCGTGCTGCAGGCGATCGATGCTGCGGGCAAGGACTCCACGGTGAAGCACGTGATGTCCGGGGTGAATCCGGAGGGTGTGGACGTGTACTCCTTCAAGGCACCCAGCAGCACCGAGCGCGAACACGACTATCTGTGGCGCCACCAGGCGGCGCTGCCGGCACTGGGGCGGATCGCGGTCTTCAACCGCTCGCACTACGAGAACGTGACCGTGACCCGGGTGCACCCAGAACTCCTGTGGCCACGCACCGCGGTGGCCGGTGACCACATCTGGGCGCAGCGGTATCGCCAGATCAACGACTGGGAGCGCTATCTGACGGAGAACGGCACCACCATCGTCAAGATCTTCCTGAATGTCTCCAAGGAGGAGCAACGACTCCGATTCCTGGACCGTATCGACGACTCGTCCAAGAACTGGAAGGTCTCGGCCACGGACATGACGGAGCGGGCCCTGTGGGACGACTACACCCACGCGTTCTCCCAGATGCTCAGCCACACCAGCACCGAGTGGGCGCCGTGGCACGTGGTGCCGGCCGATCACAAGTGGTTCTCCCACCTGTCCACGCTCGCGATCCTGTTGGAGACGATGCGGGGACTCGAGCCGCGCTACCCGCAGGTGGACGAGACCACCGCCTCCCACCTCGCCGACATCCGTCGCCAGCTCATGTAGTGCGGCGCAGCAGCGGGAACCCGACTGCCATCGCGAGCACCATGATCGCGGCGGCCAGGGGCGGCAACGCGCCGTACCCGAGGGCCGTGGCGAGGAATGAGGGTGCGATGGCACCGACGATCGCGCCGGCCGCCACGGCGCTGTTGAACAGGCCCATCGCGGAGCCCTGCCCGTCCAGGGTGAGCTCGGCCGCGAGCATGGTGCCGCCTACGTAGTCGAACGGGTACCCGATCGCGATGAGCACGAGGCCGATGGGCCCGAGGACTCCTTCTCCGGGCAGCGCGAGCGCCCAGGTGGCCGTCATCACCGCGAAGCCCGCCAGCGTGATCAGCATGCCGATGCCGAGCACCCGCGCGGCGGTGGTGCGCGCCGCCAACGAACCGCACACGGGGTAGAGCAACGCGCCGGCGAGGGAGCCGATGAGGTAGTAGGTGGCGGTATGGGAGGCGGTGACCTTGAAGGCGTGGTCCATGACCAGCGGCATCACGTTGAGGATGGTCTGCACTGCGATCATCGCCAGCAGCCAGGTCAACAGGAACCGCCCGAACGGGCCCCGCAGCTCGGTGCGCAGTCCGCTCGGGTGCCGCTCGCCGTCGCGCGGGTGGCGCAGGTGCGCCGCGATCGAGGGCGGTCCGCTCACCGGGACCCGGTGGTGGCCCTTCGCGGGGGCCGATACCCGTGGCAACCCGATGCGCCCCAGGAGGACCCCGAACGCGATCACCGCGCCGCCCACGTACCACCCCATGTTCACCCGGCCGTCGGCGAAGACGGCGCCGATCGCCAGGCCCGCGACCTGGCCGAGGCCGAAGGTGAGGCGGAACCAGCCGATCCGCACGTCCCACTCCTCGCGGGGGTGGCCCTCCACGATGAACACACTGCCGGTGGTCTGCGCTGCGCCCGCCGAGACACCCGCCGCGAGCGCCGCGAGGGCCCACAGCGGCACCGAGTCGGCGAGTCCGAACCCGATCGCGGAGGTCGCCATGGCCGGGAAGGCGCCGAGGAACACCACCCGCTGCTTGCCCGCACGGTCGGCATAGGAGCCGATCGCCGGGGCGGTGAGCTGCCCGGCAAAGAACGCGGAGATCACGAGTGCCACGGCGGTGGGGCCGTGGCTCTCGACGCTCAGGGGGATGAGCATCGGGACCAGGGCGTTGACGAGCAGCCCGGCGAGCGCGTAGGCGGCGAACCACGGCTCGAGCCAGCGACCGGCACGCGTGAGGGGGTTGGTCACGCTCCCACTCTCTCTCACCAGGGCGCCGACTGCACTTCACCGGGTGTTCACCGGCGGCCGGTGCGGGCACCGGCCGCCGGTCGGCGTCAGCCGCGCTGATCGCGCAGCGCCCGCAGCGCGAGCACCGCGGCGAAGAGCATCGTGACCACGCCGACCAACGACGTCGCCACGATCCCGGAGTCGAACGCGTGCCGCGCGGACTGGGCGAGCTGCTCGCCCACGCTTGCCGGCAGGGACTCGGCCACGGTGAGCGCCCCGGCGAGGGTCTCGCGCGCGGCGGCGGCCTGCTCGGCGGGGACACCCGCGGGGATCGTGAGGGCGCGGGCGTAGGTCGCGGCGAGCACCCCGCCCAGCACGCTCGTGCCGAGCACGGCCCCCAGTTCGTAGGCGGTCTCGGACACCGCGGAGGCGGCGCCGGCCTTCGCGGGCGGGACGGCCGCCACGATGATGTCGTTCGAGAGCGTCTCCGCAGCGCCGACACCGGCACCCAGGGCGGCGAAGCCGAGGGCGAAGACCCACAGGTCGGCCCGCCCCCCGGTCAGGGCGAAGGTGGCATAGGTCGCCGCGCCGAGCAGGAGTCCGGCGGCCACCAGGTGGGCCGGGCGGAAGCGGCGCACGAGCCTCACCACCAGGAGAGAGGCCACCACCATGGCGAGGGTGCCCGGCACCAGCACGAGGCCGGCGTTCATCGGGCTCATCCCGAGCACCAGCTGCAGGTGCTGGGACAGGAAGTACAGCAGGCCCACGAACGAGAACACGCTGATGAGGTTGATCAGCACGCTGCCGGTGAAGGCGCCTACGGCGAACAGGCGAACGTCCAGGAGGGGGTTGCGTTGGCGCAGCAGTCGACGAGCGAACAGGTACGCGCTGCCGAGGGCGACGGCGAAGCACCCCCCGGCCAGGACGTCCCACCCCTGGGTGGCCACGTGCTTGATGCCGTACACCAGCGGAGCGAAGGTCAGCATGGACAGCAGGATCGAGGCCAGGTCGAACGGGCCGGGCGCGGGGTCGCGCGACTCGGTGATGAGGAGCGGCGCCCCGATCAGCAACGGCAGCAGGATCGGCACGGCCAGCAGGAACACCGACCCCCAAGCGAAGTGCTCCAGGAGCAGACCGCCGACGATGGGACCGATCGCGCCGCCCGCGGCGAAGCCGGTGGCCCAGATCGCGATGGCGAGGCGGCGCTCGCGGCGATCGGTGAACATGCCGCGCAGCAGGGAGAGGGTGCACGGCATGAGCGCAGCGCCGAACACGCCGAGCAGCGCGCGGGAGGCGAGCAGCATCTCGGCGCTGGTGGAGTTCGCGGCGATCACGGAGACCGCCGCGAACCCGACGGCGCCGATGAGCAGCAGCCGGCGCCGGCCGACGCGGTCGCCGAGGTTGCCCATGCTGACCAGGAGCCCGGCGAGAACCAGCGGGTAGACGTCGATGATCCACAACTGCATGGCGGCGCCGGGCTGCAGGTCCAGGGCGATGGAGGGCAGGGCGAAGCTCAGCACCGTGTTGTCGATCGAGACGATCAGCACGGGAAGCATCAGGACCGCGAGACCCCACCACTGGGTGCGGGTTGCGGCGGCGGGGGCGTACGTCGAACTCACCTCCCTAACATACCGTCTGGTCGGTTCTCTGTGAACCCGCTAGGGTGTGATCTCCAGGGAGGACGAGGTGCCAGGACCACAGCGCGACGCCGAACGCACGCAGCGCCGCATACTCGAGGCAGCCGCCCGCGCCATCGCGACCAAGGGCGTGGGCGTGAGCCTGGATGCCATCGCCCGCTCCGCTGGAGTGTCCAAGGGCGGCCTCATGCACCACTTCCCCAGCCGCGATGAGCTGCTCACGGCCCTGATGGGCGACCTCCTGGCGCAGTTCGACGAGGCCGTGACAGCCGCCCTCGACCCGGCCGACGACGCCCCCGGGCGCCTCACCCGCGCCTACGTCCGCGCCGTGTTCGCGGACCTGGAGAACGGCGAGCGAGCGCGCGAACAGATCACCGTGATGGGCATGATCGGCTCCGACCCCGGGGTGACCGCCCTGGTCCGGGACGACGACGCGCGGTGGCATCAACGGATTCTGGCCGACGGCCTGGACCCGCTGCGCGCCGAGGTCATCACCAAGGCTGCCGACGGCGCGACCGGCTCCCTGCTGTGGAGCCGGCAGGACCCGCGCGAGCTCGATGCGTTGCGCGACACGCTCCTCGCGCTCACCCGCGACCCGGGTGCCCTGGTGGAGCCCGCCCGGTAACCGTCCACCACCCGCACACGTCGCGAACCACCCACCACCCGCGCGCCGCGCCGCGCGGGCCCAGCGCCGTCCCGCCACGCGGCACTCACACCGGGCAGGACAGCCGCAGTTTCCGCTATCGCGTGCACAGACGGTCAGCAGCGTGAAAGGATGTCACTACGGGGCTTTACCAGATCCATCTGTCCGATTGAGGTTGTGTGGAAACCGAGATTGATCTCTCCGAGCTCCCGCTGCAGCGAGTGCCTACCCAGGCGCGCTCCCGCGAGAAAGTGCGGCGCGCCTTGGAAGCGGCCGAGCACATCGCCGAGACCGAAGGGCCCGAGGCCCTGAGTCTCACCCACGTCGCCGAACGGGCCGGCCTCAGCGTCGGTGCCCTGTACCAGTACTTGCCGGACCGTGAGGCGATCACTGCCGCGGTGCAGGCACGCTGCTACCTGCGACTGGAACGGTACGTCGACGAGGCCCTGGCGCAGGGACCCCCCTCCCCCCACCGGGACGGTGATCCACTGGACTCGATGCTCGCCATCGTGGCCAACTCCTACGCCGTCACCGGCCTGGCTCGCGCGCTTCACGCCGTCGCCCCCAGTCCCGAACAGGCGGCGGCACGGCGTGAGCACAAGCGCCGGATGGCGGAGCGGACGGAGTCCGCATTGCGCGCCTTCGACCTCCTACCCGACGGTGTCGACGCCGCGCGCGTCGCGCGCATCGTCTACGTCACGGTCGATGCGCACATGCACGATGCTGCCGATCTGGCGCAGGAGAGCGACGACCCGGACACCGAGTACGCCGGCCGTATCCGCGAGGTGGAGAAGATGCTCGCGCCCTACCTGCGCGTCTCGGCACGGGCTGCTGATGTCACCGGCGCATCCTAGATTGGCTTCATGAGCCAATCGGATCCGACGGCACCGCCCGCCGACTCCACGGCGGCAGAGGGCCCCGCCGCGCTGTACCGCATCGTCACGCGGCGGGCGTCGTGGTCGGACATCCGAGTGACCATCGGGTTCCTCCTGCTCGCCGCGCTCGGCCTCGCCCTGGCCTCGGTGGCGAGCGGCATCACCGCGCAGGCCGATCAGCAGGTGCGGGCGCTGCTCACCGGCGTGCCCTCGACCGTGCTGCACATCGCCCTGGTCGTGTTGCAGTCCGCGGCGATCGTGCTCGCCCTCGGCACCCTGGTGGCGCTCATCGCGCGCCGCCGCGCGAAACACCTGGTGCGGGTGCTCGCGGCGATGCTCCTGGCGGCGATCGCCTTCTGGGGGGTGAGCCAACTCGACTTCGAACAGTCGGACGGCGCCGCCCTGGCTCCCGTGGCAGTCGGATTCGGCCCGGTGGTCTCCTCCTACCTCATTGCCACGGCCGCAGCCGTCGTCGCGGCCCTTCGCACGGTGATCGAACGGACCTGGCTCGTGCTGCTGTGGGTCCTGGTGGCGCTCCTCGCCCTGGTGCGGACCCTCGCCTCACCCAGCGCCCCCCTGGACGTGCTCCTGGCCATCGGGGTCGGCGGCTTGGCGGGCACGCTCATCCTGCTCGCGTTCGGTGCGCCCGTCCGGGAACTCACGTCGGCCGGGATCGTGGCGGCCCTGGGATCGGGCGGGGTCCAGGTGCGCGACGCCGAACCCTCCACGCGACCCGGCTGGCAGTTCCGCGCCGTGCTCGGCGTACCGGGGCCGGACGCGGCGGCGCACTCCGGCACCGGCACTGGCACTGGCACTGACCCGGAGGTGGTGGCGACCGGCACCGCACTCGCCATCCGCGTGGTCGACCGGCGCACCTGGGAGGTCGACACGGTGGGGCGCGCCTGGCGTCGCCTCCGACTGCGGGACAACGCCGACGACATCGCACACCCCTCGCCCCTGCGTGAGGTCACGGCCGAGGCGATGGCGATGATGCTCGCACGCGAACACGGCGTGAACGCCCCGCGCGTGCGCACCGTCACCAGCGCAGTGCAGGGCGCCGGCGTGCTCGCCGCAGACATGGTGCCGGGGCCGACGCTGCTGGAGGCGCTGCAACCCGCGGTCGCAGCCGAGAACAGCGGCGACCCGACCGGCGATCAGGCTGGCGATCAGGCTGGCGACGGGGCAGGGGCGGGTGCGAGCGCTCAGAGCACAGCAGAAGCCGACGCCCTCCTGCGCTCCGCATGGCGCCAGATCGCGGGGCTGCACCGTGCGCGCATCGCCCACCACGCCCTGTCCAGCGATCACCTGCGCGCGCTGGACGGGCAGGCATGGGTCCTGGACTTCTCCCGAGCGGAACCCGGCTCGGAAGAGATCGCGCTGGACGGGGATGTCGCCGAGTTCCTCGCCGCGAGTTACGCCCTGGTCGGGGCCGATCGCGCGGTGGCCGCCGCGCTGGAGGTCCTCGGACGCGATCGCGTGGCCGCGGCAAGCCGACGACTCCTGTTGCCGGCGCTGACCCCCGCCACCCGAGGTGCGTTGAAAAAGGTCGAAGGCGGACTGCAGCCGCTCGTGGACGCCGCGACCACCGCGGTGGGAATCGAGAAGCCCGAGTTCGCCAAGATCGAACGCTTCAAGCCCCGCACCCTGTTCATGGCGGCGGCGTTCGCGATCGTGATCTACGTTCTCGCCCCCCAGCTGGAGGAGTTCTCCCGGATGGGCGCCGCGCTGGAGTCAGCCGACTGGGCATGGCTGCCCTTCCTCGTGCTCGCCTCCGTCGCGACCTACGTCGGCTGCGGCCTCGGCCTGACCGGGAGTTCGCCCGGCCGGAGCTCAGCGGTCAAGGGCAGCCTGGTGGCGCTGGCGGGTTCGTTCGTGGCGCTGTTCTCCCCGCCGGGAGTCTCCACCCTGGGCCTGAATGTGCGTTTCCTGCAGAAGGAGGGCTACCCCACGCCGGTGGCCATCTCCGCGAGCGCCGCGAAGGAAACCGCCACCGGCGTCATGCACGTGTTCCTGGTGATCGTCTTCGGGCTGTGGGCCGGCACCTCCGGGGTCCTGGACTCCGTGCTGGGGGACCTGCCGCCCACCCACATCATCATCCTGGTGGTCATCGGGGTGCTGATGCTGATCGGCATCGCGCTCGCGGTTCCGGTGGTGCGGCGTTTCACGGCCGCTCGGGTGCTGCCGGCGGT
Protein-coding regions in this window:
- a CDS encoding lysylphosphatidylglycerol synthase transmembrane domain-containing protein, which gives rise to MSQSDPTAPPADSTAAEGPAALYRIVTRRASWSDIRVTIGFLLLAALGLALASVASGITAQADQQVRALLTGVPSTVLHIALVVLQSAAIVLALGTLVALIARRRAKHLVRVLAAMLLAAIAFWGVSQLDFEQSDGAALAPVAVGFGPVVSSYLIATAAAVVAALRTVIERTWLVLLWVLVALLALVRTLASPSAPLDVLLAIGVGGLAGTLILLAFGAPVRELTSAGIVAALGSGGVQVRDAEPSTRPGWQFRAVLGVPGPDAAAHSGTGTGTGTDPEVVATGTALAIRVVDRRTWEVDTVGRAWRRLRLRDNADDIAHPSPLREVTAEAMAMMLAREHGVNAPRVRTVTSAVQGAGVLAADMVPGPTLLEALQPAVAAENSGDPTGDQAGDQAGDGAGAGASAQSTAEADALLRSAWRQIAGLHRARIAHHALSSDHLRALDGQAWVLDFSRAEPGSEEIALDGDVAEFLAASYALVGADRAVAAALEVLGRDRVAAASRRLLLPALTPATRGALKKVEGGLQPLVDAATTAVGIEKPEFAKIERFKPRTLFMAAAFAIVIYVLAPQLEEFSRMGAALESADWAWLPFLVLASVATYVGCGLGLTGSSPGRSSAVKGSLVALAGSFVALFSPPGVSTLGLNVRFLQKEGYPTPVAISASAAKETATGVMHVFLVIVFGLWAGTSGVLDSVLGDLPPTHIIILVVIGVLMLIGIALAVPVVRRFTAARVLPAVKDAAGAMKAVMASPRKLALLLGGVGLVPIGYGAALFFAVRALDPTADFVAIMLVSLTAGAVASAAPTPGGIGAVEAVLTAALTAIGIASSTALAGVLIYRAFTFWLPIPPGGIAFRMLTSRDVL